Proteins encoded by one window of Cheilinus undulatus linkage group 13, ASM1832078v1, whole genome shotgun sequence:
- the rpe65a gene encoding retinoid isomerohydrolase isoform X1 gives MSQASENHCRGRKHIFEHPAGGYKKIFETVEELAEPIPATVTGRIPSFIKGSLLRLGPGLFEVGDEPFYHLFDGQALMHKFDFKNGQVTYFRKFVRTDAYVRAITEKRVVITEFGTFAYPDPCKNIFSRFFSYFKGVEVTDNCLVNVYPIGEDYYAVTETNYLTKVNTENLETLKKVDVCNYVNINGVTAHPHIEKDGTVFNIGNCMGKGASLAYNIVRTPPTQKDKSDPIEKSKVVVQIPSAERFKPSYVHSFGMSENYFVFVETPVKINLLKFLSAWSIRGSNYMDCFESNETQGTLFHIAKKDPGEYIDLKFKGAAIGMFHHINTFEDQGFIVVDLCGWKGFEFVYNYLWLANLRANWEEVKKAAMMAPQPEVRRYVIPLDVHKEEQGKNLVSLPYTTATATMHSDGTVWLEPEVLFSGPRQAFEFPQINYGRYQGKNYTYAYALGLNHFIPDRICKLNVKTKETWVWQEPDSYPSEPLFVQTPDAVDEDDGVLLTIVAAPGSQRPAYVLILNAKDLSEVARAEVECGIPVTFHGMYKP, from the exons ATTTGAACACCCAGCTGGTGGCTACAAGAAGATCTTTGAGACTGTCGAGGAGCTGGCTGAGCCTATTCCTGCAACAGTCACag gaaGGATTCCTTCGTTTATAAAGGGAAGTCTTCTCCGATTGGGGCCTGGACTTTTTGAGGTTGGAGATGAACCTTTCTATCATCTCTTTGATGGCCAGGCCCTCATGCACAAATTTGACTTCAAGAATGGCCAAGTCACCTACTTCAGAAA GTTTGTCAGAACAGACGCCTACGTGAGAGCCATCACAGAGAAGCGTGTGGTGATCACTGAGTTTGGCACCTTTGCGTACCCCGATCCGTGCAAGAACATTTTCTCCAG GTTCTTTTCTTACTTCAAGGGTGTTGAGGTGACAGACAACTGCCTGGTGAATGTTTACCCCATTGGTGAGGATTATTACGCTGTCACAGAAACCAACTACCTCACTAAAGTGAACACCGAAAACTTGGAGACACTGAAGAAG GTTGACGTTTGCAACTATGTCAACATTAATGGAGTGACAGCCCACCCTCACATTGAGAAGGATGGGACAGTGTTCAACATTGGCAACTGCATGGGAAAAGGAGCCTCACTGGCCTATAACATTGTCAGGACTCCTCCAACACAGAAAG ACAAGTCTGATCCCATTGAGAAGTCCAAGGTGGTGGTGCAAATCCCCAGTGCTGAGAGGTTCAAGCCATCCTATGTGCACAG CTTTGGCATGTCAGAAAACTACTTTGTGTTTGTGGAGACCCCTGTGAAAATCAACCTGCTGAAATTCCTGAGTGCTTGGAGCATCCGAGGCTCAAACTACATGGATTGTTTTGAGTCCAATGAGACCCAAGGA ACCTTGTTTCACATTGCCAAGAAGGATCCAGGAGAGTACATTGATCTGAAATTCAAAGGAGCAGCCATCGGCATGTTCCACCACATCAACACCTTCGAGGACCAGGGCTTCATTGTTGTTGATCTCTGTGGATGGAAAGG ATTTGAGTTTGTTTACAACTACCTCTGGTTGGCCAACCTGAGAGCCAACTGGGAGGAGGTGAAAAAGGCGGCCATGATGGCTCCTCAGCCCGAAGTCCGCAGATATGTGATTCCCCTGGACGTCCACAAA GAAGAGCAGGGCAAGAACCTGGTCAGCCTGCCGTACACCACAGCCACAGCGACCATGCACTCTGATGGGACAGTCTGGCTGGAGCCTGAGGTGCTGTTTTCCGGGCCTCGACAAG CCTTTGAGTTCCCTCAAATCAACTATGGGAGGTACCAGGGGAAGAATTACACGTACGCTTACGCCCTGGGTCTCAATCATTTCATCCCAGACAGA ATCTGCAAGTTGAATGTGAAGACCAAGGAGACCTGGGTGTGGCAAGAACCAGATTCCTACCCCTCAGAGCCCCTCTTTGTTCAGACGCCTGACGCAGTAGACGAGGATGATG GCGTGCTGCTGACCATCGTGGCAGCTCCTGGCTCCCAGAGACCTGCTTACGTCCTCATCCTCAATGCCAAGGATCTGTCTGAGGTCGCCAGAGCAGAGGTGGAGTGTGGCATCCCTGTCACCTTTCACGGGATGTACAAACCCTAA
- the rpe65a gene encoding retinoid isomerohydrolase isoform X2, translated as MHKFDFKNGQVTYFRKFVRTDAYVRAITEKRVVITEFGTFAYPDPCKNIFSRFFSYFKGVEVTDNCLVNVYPIGEDYYAVTETNYLTKVNTENLETLKKVDVCNYVNINGVTAHPHIEKDGTVFNIGNCMGKGASLAYNIVRTPPTQKDKSDPIEKSKVVVQIPSAERFKPSYVHSFGMSENYFVFVETPVKINLLKFLSAWSIRGSNYMDCFESNETQGTLFHIAKKDPGEYIDLKFKGAAIGMFHHINTFEDQGFIVVDLCGWKGFEFVYNYLWLANLRANWEEVKKAAMMAPQPEVRRYVIPLDVHKEEQGKNLVSLPYTTATATMHSDGTVWLEPEVLFSGPRQAFEFPQINYGRYQGKNYTYAYALGLNHFIPDRICKLNVKTKETWVWQEPDSYPSEPLFVQTPDAVDEDDGVLLTIVAAPGSQRPAYVLILNAKDLSEVARAEVECGIPVTFHGMYKP; from the exons ATGCACAAATTTGACTTCAAGAATGGCCAAGTCACCTACTTCAGAAA GTTTGTCAGAACAGACGCCTACGTGAGAGCCATCACAGAGAAGCGTGTGGTGATCACTGAGTTTGGCACCTTTGCGTACCCCGATCCGTGCAAGAACATTTTCTCCAG GTTCTTTTCTTACTTCAAGGGTGTTGAGGTGACAGACAACTGCCTGGTGAATGTTTACCCCATTGGTGAGGATTATTACGCTGTCACAGAAACCAACTACCTCACTAAAGTGAACACCGAAAACTTGGAGACACTGAAGAAG GTTGACGTTTGCAACTATGTCAACATTAATGGAGTGACAGCCCACCCTCACATTGAGAAGGATGGGACAGTGTTCAACATTGGCAACTGCATGGGAAAAGGAGCCTCACTGGCCTATAACATTGTCAGGACTCCTCCAACACAGAAAG ACAAGTCTGATCCCATTGAGAAGTCCAAGGTGGTGGTGCAAATCCCCAGTGCTGAGAGGTTCAAGCCATCCTATGTGCACAG CTTTGGCATGTCAGAAAACTACTTTGTGTTTGTGGAGACCCCTGTGAAAATCAACCTGCTGAAATTCCTGAGTGCTTGGAGCATCCGAGGCTCAAACTACATGGATTGTTTTGAGTCCAATGAGACCCAAGGA ACCTTGTTTCACATTGCCAAGAAGGATCCAGGAGAGTACATTGATCTGAAATTCAAAGGAGCAGCCATCGGCATGTTCCACCACATCAACACCTTCGAGGACCAGGGCTTCATTGTTGTTGATCTCTGTGGATGGAAAGG ATTTGAGTTTGTTTACAACTACCTCTGGTTGGCCAACCTGAGAGCCAACTGGGAGGAGGTGAAAAAGGCGGCCATGATGGCTCCTCAGCCCGAAGTCCGCAGATATGTGATTCCCCTGGACGTCCACAAA GAAGAGCAGGGCAAGAACCTGGTCAGCCTGCCGTACACCACAGCCACAGCGACCATGCACTCTGATGGGACAGTCTGGCTGGAGCCTGAGGTGCTGTTTTCCGGGCCTCGACAAG CCTTTGAGTTCCCTCAAATCAACTATGGGAGGTACCAGGGGAAGAATTACACGTACGCTTACGCCCTGGGTCTCAATCATTTCATCCCAGACAGA ATCTGCAAGTTGAATGTGAAGACCAAGGAGACCTGGGTGTGGCAAGAACCAGATTCCTACCCCTCAGAGCCCCTCTTTGTTCAGACGCCTGACGCAGTAGACGAGGATGATG GCGTGCTGCTGACCATCGTGGCAGCTCCTGGCTCCCAGAGACCTGCTTACGTCCTCATCCTCAATGCCAAGGATCTGTCTGAGGTCGCCAGAGCAGAGGTGGAGTGTGGCATCCCTGTCACCTTTCACGGGATGTACAAACCCTAA